From the Clupea harengus chromosome 15, Ch_v2.0.2, whole genome shotgun sequence genome, one window contains:
- the LOC105894821 gene encoding probable G-protein coupled receptor 139, which produces MDGSSVFIAVQKVYYPLLCILGIPANLFTFYMICFRKCGMSETAIIYLSCLAIVDTFYLVWVILLDLCLTFLQLQPFWHSDPWCGILAVLQYGALYSSSWIVVVFTIERYLVLSVTGARQRFTRPRTPVLTCVAIVAVSHLVSVPMGWINEVTPVNMTLEAGNITLPRCRYKEALYSTVLVWITTFLSGGFPIVLVIIYNSLIAYHLCRSSQLFTKEERRTIRGANTRGMVRRTILLLGTVSVAFVALSLPRFITYCILRTEYNDKDFDRNDYSLPINVMSDLANMLQNLNSTTNFLLYCVVSRRFRRELLGTLTCGSKAREFGSFLTQNTMKVFSVAHPNSRSPPWGGHPCCPH; this is translated from the exons ATGGATGGATCCAGTGTTTTCATCGCTGTCCAGAAAGTATACTACCCACTGCTGTGCATCCTGGGaattccag CTAACCttttcactttctacatgatcTGCTTCCGTAAATGTGGCATGTCCGAGACAGCCATCATCTACCTGAGCTGCTTGGCCATCGTGGACACGTTCTACCTGGTGTGGGTGATCCTCCTGGACCTGTGCCTCACCTTCCTGCAGCTGCAGCCCTTCTGGCACTCCGACCCCTGGTGCGGCATCCTGGCCGTCCTGCAGTACGGCGCCCTCTACAGCTCCTCCTGGATCGTGGTGGTGTTCACCATCGAGCGCTACCTGGTCCTGAGCGTCACCGGCGCCAGGCAGCGCTTCACGCGCCCGCGCACCCCCGTCCTCACCTGCGTGGCCATCGTGGCGGTCTCCCACTTGGTCTCGGTGCCCATGGGTTGGATCAACGAGGTGACGCCGGTCAACATGACGCTGGAGGCGGGGAACATCACTCTGCCGCGCTGCCGCTACAAGGAGGCCCTGTACTCCACGGTGCTGGTGTGGATCACCACCTTCCTCTCCGGCGGCTTCCCCATCGTCCTCGTCATCATCTACAACTCGCTCATCGCCTACCACCTGTGCCGCTCCAGCCAGCTCTTCACCAAGGAGGAGCGGCGCACCATCCGAGGCGCCAACACGCGGGGGATGGTGCGGCGGACCATACTGCTCCTGGGCACGGTGTCGGTGGCCTTCGTGGCGCTCAGCCTGCCGCGCTTCATCACCTACTGCATCCTGCGCACCGAGTACAACGACAAGGACTTCGACCGCAACGACTATAGCCTCCCCATCAACGTCATGAGCGACCTGGCCAACATGCTGCAGAACCTCAACTCCACCACCAACTTCTTGCTCTACTGCGTGGTGAGCCGCCGCTTCCGCCGGGAGCTGCTCGGCACTCTGACCTGCGGGTCTAAGGCCCGGGAGTTTGGCTCTTTCCTCACCCAGAACACCATGAAGGTCTTCTCTGTGGCCCATCCCAACAGCAGGAGCCCCCCCTGGGGAGGCCATCCATGTTGTCCTCACTGA